One segment of Xanthomonas oryzae pv. oryzae DNA contains the following:
- a CDS encoding multifunctional CCA addition/repair protein has translation MKIYLVGGAVRDALLGQPAGDRDWVVVGADQARMEAQGFKPVGKDFPVFLHPRSGEEYALARTERKSGRGYRGFVVDADPLVTLEEDLLRRDFTINAIARDEDTGEFFDPYNGARDLQARVLRHVGPAFVEDPVRVLRAARFMARLAPLGFTIAPETAALMREMAASGELDSLVPERVWQELRRALTCAQPSAFLRTLHDTDGLRAILPEIDALYGVPQRAQFHPEVDTGIHQEMVSDMAARIAPGDALVGFAALTHDLGKALTPPEQWPRHIMHEQRGVAPLQALCERLKVPQDYRQLAVIACREHLNVHRLPELRDRTVHELLVRCDAFRRPERIAQLALVCEADKRGRLGSEEAAYPQGAELKRLHAAASAINARDLAADGLQGPQIGEALTKARIAAITAARKTSA, from the coding sequence ATGAAGATCTATCTTGTTGGCGGCGCAGTCCGCGATGCATTGCTTGGTCAGCCGGCTGGCGACCGCGACTGGGTGGTGGTCGGTGCCGATCAGGCGCGGATGGAAGCGCAGGGGTTCAAACCGGTCGGCAAGGATTTCCCGGTGTTTTTGCATCCGCGTAGCGGCGAGGAGTACGCGCTGGCGCGTACCGAGCGCAAGTCAGGCCGCGGGTATCGCGGGTTTGTGGTGGATGCCGATCCGTTGGTGACGCTGGAAGAGGATCTGCTGCGCCGCGATTTCACCATCAACGCGATCGCACGCGATGAAGACACCGGAGAGTTTTTCGATCCGTACAACGGTGCACGCGATCTGCAGGCGCGCGTGTTGCGGCATGTCGGCCCTGCGTTTGTCGAAGATCCCGTGCGCGTATTGCGTGCAGCGCGCTTCATGGCGCGGCTCGCGCCGCTGGGCTTCACCATCGCGCCGGAAACTGCAGCGCTCATGCGGGAAATGGCTGCCAGCGGCGAGCTCGATAGTTTGGTGCCAGAGCGCGTCTGGCAGGAGCTGCGGCGCGCATTGACCTGCGCGCAGCCATCGGCGTTTCTACGCACGCTGCACGACACCGATGGACTGCGTGCCATCCTGCCTGAAATCGATGCGCTGTACGGCGTGCCGCAACGCGCCCAATTCCATCCGGAAGTGGATACCGGCATTCACCAGGAAATGGTCAGCGATATGGCGGCGCGTATCGCGCCTGGCGATGCGCTGGTGGGCTTTGCCGCACTGACCCACGACCTGGGCAAGGCGCTCACGCCGCCAGAGCAATGGCCGCGCCACATCATGCACGAGCAACGCGGCGTCGCGCCATTGCAGGCGCTGTGCGAGCGGCTCAAGGTGCCGCAGGACTATCGGCAACTTGCCGTCATTGCCTGCCGTGAACACTTGAACGTGCATCGCCTGCCCGAACTGCGCGACCGCACCGTGCACGAACTATTGGTGCGCTGCGATGCGTTCCGTCGGCCCGAACGCATCGCGCAGCTGGCGCTGGTCTGCGAAGCCGACAAGCGTGGACGCCTGGGCAGCGAAGAGGCAGCGTACCCGCAAGGCGCAGAACTCAAACGACTGCATGCCGCCGCATCGGCGATCAATGCGCGAGATCTTGCAGCCGACGGATTGCAAGGGCCACAGATCGGCGAGGCACTGACCAAGGCGCGTATTGCAGCGATTACGGCAGCACGAAAGACCAGCGCATAA
- a CDS encoding IS1595-like element ISXo2 family transposase, protein MGINLVQFQPGLSLSEFMDRYGTEAKCYRALYRWRWPKGFRCPQCDGRARSRFRRADQVYYQCRGCRHQTTLRAGTLLQSSKLSLRLWMQAMYLLTSSKTNLAALELKRHLGVTYKAAWRMKHKIMQAMTEREEPRKLKGFVQIDDAYLGGERSGGKRGRGSENKQPFVIAVQVDHTHEHPVFAVIEPVKAFDNASLEDWIARRLEPECEVYSDGLACFRRLEEAGHAHTTLDTGGGRAATDVQGARWLNVVLGNVKRAISGTYHAVGQAKYARRYLAEAAYRFNRRFDLKQMLPRLATALLRCTPCPERVLRMASNFHG, encoded by the coding sequence ATGGGCATCAATCTCGTGCAGTTTCAGCCAGGCTTGTCGCTGAGCGAGTTCATGGATCGCTACGGAACCGAAGCCAAGTGTTACCGGGCGTTGTATCGGTGGCGCTGGCCGAAGGGATTTCGCTGCCCGCAGTGCGACGGCCGCGCGCGCTCGCGCTTTCGACGCGCTGATCAGGTCTACTACCAGTGCCGGGGGTGCCGGCATCAAACCACCTTGCGTGCCGGCACGCTGTTGCAATCGAGCAAGCTGTCTTTGCGCCTGTGGATGCAGGCGATGTACCTGTTGACCTCCAGCAAGACCAACCTGGCAGCACTGGAGTTGAAGCGGCATCTTGGGGTGACCTACAAGGCGGCCTGGCGCATGAAGCACAAGATCATGCAGGCGATGACCGAGCGCGAAGAACCGCGAAAACTCAAGGGATTCGTGCAGATCGATGACGCGTATCTGGGCGGTGAGCGCAGCGGCGGCAAGCGCGGACGAGGTTCGGAGAACAAACAGCCGTTCGTGATCGCGGTGCAAGTGGACCACACCCACGAACACCCCGTCTTTGCGGTGATCGAGCCGGTGAAGGCCTTTGACAACGCCTCGCTGGAGGACTGGATCGCGCGCCGTCTGGAGCCGGAGTGTGAGGTCTATAGCGACGGCCTGGCGTGCTTTCGCCGTCTGGAGGAGGCCGGGCATGCCCACACCACGCTCGATACCGGCGGCGGTCGTGCTGCAACCGACGTCCAGGGAGCACGTTGGTTGAATGTGGTGCTGGGCAATGTCAAACGCGCCATCAGCGGGACCTACCATGCGGTGGGCCAGGCCAAGTATGCAAGGCGCTACCTGGCCGAGGCGGCCTATCGCTTCAACCGCCGATTCGACCTGAAACAGATGCTGCCGCGGCTGGCGACGGCACTGCTGCGCTGCACACCTTGCCCAGAGCGCGTTTTGCGTATGGCAAGCAACTTCCATGGCTGA
- a CDS encoding pyridoxal-phosphate dependent enzyme: MWLASFPDRVDQTIPNFMQTTTNRSGPELLENLYENIRKSYPALSRKLVKTPLVELPWLGANNRRVWAKLECMQRTGSFKLRGAYNSLRLLAPGAFVYTASAGNHGLAIATLARELGLHANIFVPLNASEIKIRRLRAVGARIVQGGADVSEAYVAAHQEAQENGRHYISPFDHPDVVAGQGSLALEIAEQDDRRFDHILLPFGGGGLLTGFGCAAAKLWPETRLHGAHPAIFGRNLHNGFDGQQMLKSVMPTLADGLAIEHEPYNWLWPLIQALAPIFHAVPEDRIKTSMMTLLHQESILSEGAGAIALAPLLFDESPNLKGDILVLVSGGNISVPLLAKAMTAVIEEPRLRKINGLRASTLGIELSASASAPGKTSQAAEKTSAYSPSPISEATLLSMWLQLVDRVEQGLDKLQATLQQHLSFTLRESLPVDPIVESFMGDALESTRKMISSCRSPGLDGRQVAQRYRLLIQSFGLARSALNWCSASTDQSKEIMFFDPADLQTSSVNYERYGSVALRELELNLVHAIGFGGGAHTALLTSSGQAAYSTLESYLLREVFPKQPDVARVARVPYLYFEALEQLEALPQVSMTIAEDWSVEALIECVEHTDSHVVFADPMANIGELPCFDFQALANALRTRDWRNRWLVIDGTMISGGFNPFTLFDAPHHPQILYFESGSKYLQLGLDLQMLGVVVCSEQHAPSLARHRRNLGTGLNQNQVARFPLFGREQLLQRMQRLTRLTRNAEYIAASLDAIEHPCSKLRVAYPRDWRQRQWNHGGGVVAITFSEPGLNNRHCLEGLIELIINSCRTAGVSITKGVSFGFGVTRISAAAAIAESTDPFLRFSMGEETSEQLEQLVACVTQSIYTFLETFG, from the coding sequence ATGTGGCTTGCTTCATTTCCCGACCGCGTTGATCAGACCATCCCTAACTTTATGCAGACGACGACCAACCGCTCCGGTCCCGAGTTACTGGAAAACTTATACGAGAATATTCGAAAATCCTACCCGGCACTTTCTCGCAAGCTCGTCAAAACTCCCTTAGTCGAGCTGCCTTGGCTTGGCGCAAACAACCGACGGGTGTGGGCAAAACTGGAGTGCATGCAGCGTACTGGATCTTTCAAATTGCGCGGGGCTTATAATTCTCTGCGCTTGCTTGCCCCCGGTGCCTTTGTCTATACGGCCTCGGCAGGCAATCACGGGCTGGCAATTGCCACATTGGCACGCGAACTCGGCTTGCACGCCAATATCTTCGTGCCGTTGAACGCTTCCGAAATTAAGATTCGCCGGCTGCGGGCAGTAGGGGCGCGAATCGTGCAGGGAGGTGCAGATGTCTCTGAGGCCTATGTCGCAGCACATCAGGAGGCGCAGGAAAATGGCAGGCATTATATCTCTCCGTTCGATCACCCCGACGTGGTCGCAGGCCAAGGGTCACTGGCACTGGAAATCGCAGAGCAGGATGATCGGCGGTTTGATCACATCCTGCTGCCATTTGGCGGTGGCGGCCTGCTCACCGGTTTCGGCTGCGCGGCGGCCAAGCTATGGCCAGAGACAAGGTTACATGGAGCGCATCCGGCTATTTTTGGTCGTAACCTGCATAACGGCTTCGATGGTCAGCAGATGCTTAAAAGCGTCATGCCCACACTTGCCGATGGACTTGCGATCGAACACGAGCCATACAACTGGCTGTGGCCGTTGATACAGGCATTGGCACCCATTTTTCACGCAGTGCCTGAGGATCGCATCAAGACCAGCATGATGACGCTCTTGCATCAGGAAAGCATTCTGTCCGAGGGAGCGGGAGCCATTGCTTTGGCGCCCTTGCTGTTCGACGAGAGTCCTAATCTTAAAGGCGATATCCTGGTCCTTGTCAGTGGTGGCAATATTTCCGTTCCGCTGCTGGCGAAAGCCATGACTGCCGTCATCGAAGAACCCAGACTGCGCAAGATAAACGGCCTGAGAGCAAGCACACTCGGCATTGAGCTGTCGGCCTCGGCGTCCGCGCCTGGCAAGACATCTCAGGCTGCCGAAAAGACAAGCGCTTACAGCCCATCGCCAATCAGCGAGGCCACGCTTCTGTCGATGTGGCTGCAATTGGTAGACCGTGTAGAACAAGGCTTGGACAAGTTGCAAGCAACCCTGCAGCAACACCTATCGTTTACCCTGCGCGAGTCGTTACCCGTAGACCCCATAGTTGAAAGCTTCATGGGAGATGCGCTGGAGAGCACCCGTAAAATGATCAGCAGTTGCCGCAGCCCGGGTCTGGACGGGCGTCAGGTTGCGCAGCGGTATCGCTTGTTGATTCAAAGTTTCGGACTCGCCCGCTCAGCCTTGAACTGGTGTAGTGCAAGTACCGATCAAAGCAAAGAGATCATGTTTTTCGATCCGGCGGACCTGCAAACCAGCTCTGTGAACTATGAACGCTATGGTTCGGTGGCCCTGCGCGAACTTGAACTGAACTTGGTGCACGCGATCGGCTTTGGTGGTGGAGCGCACACAGCGCTGCTAACCTCCAGCGGCCAAGCGGCCTACTCGACGCTGGAAAGCTATCTTTTACGCGAAGTCTTTCCAAAACAGCCGGACGTAGCCCGAGTGGCAAGGGTCCCCTATCTATACTTTGAAGCGCTGGAACAGCTGGAAGCACTTCCGCAGGTTTCAATGACGATCGCGGAGGACTGGAGCGTAGAGGCATTGATCGAATGCGTGGAGCACACTGACAGCCATGTTGTATTCGCGGACCCCATGGCAAATATCGGTGAACTGCCCTGCTTTGATTTCCAAGCGCTGGCCAACGCCTTGCGTACCCGCGACTGGCGAAACCGCTGGCTGGTTATTGACGGCACCATGATCTCCGGTGGCTTCAACCCTTTCACGCTGTTCGATGCGCCACATCATCCACAAATTCTCTACTTCGAAAGCGGCAGCAAATACCTGCAGTTGGGGCTGGATCTGCAAATGCTCGGCGTGGTTGTTTGCAGCGAGCAACATGCCCCTTCCCTCGCCCGACACCGACGCAACCTGGGCACTGGCTTAAACCAAAATCAGGTAGCGCGCTTTCCGTTGTTCGGCCGAGAGCAGCTGCTGCAACGCATGCAGCGCTTGACGCGCTTGACGCGCAACGCCGAGTATATTGCGGCCTCACTGGACGCCATCGAGCACCCATGCAGTAAATTGCGTGTTGCCTATCCGCGCGACTGGCGCCAGCGTCAGTGGAACCATGGTGGAGGTGTCGTCGCCATCACTTTTAGTGAGCCGGGCTTGAACAATCGGCACTGTTTGGAGGGCTTGATCGAACTCATCATCAACAGCTGCCGAACCGCAGGCGTATCGATCACCAAAGGTGTGAGCTTCGGTTTTGGCGTTACCCGTATTTCAGCTGCTGCGGCAATAGCAGAGTCAACAGACCCCTTCTTGCGTTTCTCGATGGGCGAAGAAACCAGCGAACAGCTGGAACAGCTGGTCGCCTGCGTCACCCAGTCCATTTACACCTTTCTGGAAACCTTCGGATGA
- a CDS encoding IS5 family transposase, protein MQLTFGDAEYNGKRKRTRREVFLAEMDQVVPWKGLLALIEPHYPKSGQPGRQPYRLETMLRIHFLQQWYALSDPSAEEALYDTVSMRRFAKIGGLDEVPDETTILHFRHLLERHDLARNLFNRVNAHLSRKGQSLRGGTIVDATIIAAPSSTKNKDGERDPDMHQTKKRNQYDFGMKAHIGVDDDSGLVHHVECTAANVADITQAHKLLHGKEDTVCGDSGYTGLEKREEMKRKRTLRYLIAEKPSKLKQIKNKRELKLAKRWEHTKASLRAKVEHPFRVIKRQFGYVKVRYRGLVKNTAQMLTLFALSNLWLKRKELPD, encoded by the coding sequence ATGCAACTGACCTTCGGAGACGCGGAGTACAACGGCAAGCGCAAGCGGACGCGGCGTGAGGTGTTCCTGGCCGAGATGGATCAGGTCGTGCCATGGAAGGGCCTGCTGGCGCTGATCGAGCCGCACTATCCAAAGTCGGGGCAGCCGGGGCGACAGCCGTATCGGCTGGAGACGATGCTGCGCATCCACTTTTTGCAGCAGTGGTATGCACTGAGCGATCCCTCGGCGGAAGAAGCCCTATACGACACGGTGTCGATGCGCCGTTTCGCCAAGATCGGTGGGCTGGACGAGGTGCCGGATGAAACGACGATTCTCCACTTCCGGCATCTGCTAGAGCGGCATGATCTGGCGCGCAACCTGTTCAACCGGGTCAACGCGCACCTGTCGCGCAAGGGGCAGAGTCTGCGGGGCGGGACGATCGTGGATGCCACGATCATTGCGGCGCCCAGTTCGACCAAGAACAAGGATGGCGAGCGCGATCCGGACATGCACCAGACCAAGAAAAGGAATCAGTATGACTTCGGGATGAAGGCGCACATCGGGGTGGACGATGACTCCGGGCTGGTGCACCACGTCGAATGCACAGCGGCCAACGTGGCCGATATCACGCAAGCGCACAAGCTGCTGCACGGCAAGGAGGATACGGTGTGCGGGGACAGCGGCTACACCGGGCTTGAGAAGCGCGAGGAGATGAAGCGCAAGCGCACGCTGCGCTACCTGATCGCGGAGAAGCCCTCGAAGCTGAAGCAGATCAAGAACAAACGCGAACTGAAGTTGGCCAAGCGGTGGGAGCACACCAAGGCCAGCCTGCGGGCGAAGGTGGAACACCCGTTCCGGGTGATCAAGCGTCAGTTTGGCTACGTCAAGGTGCGCTATCGCGGCCTGGTCAAGAACACCGCGCAGATGCTGACGCTGTTTGCGCTGTCGAATCTGTGGCTGAAGCGCAAAGAGTTACCTGATTAG
- a CDS encoding N-acetyltransferase, with product MNLDISSDRSLIHARLPMRAGLLTLRDANPQDADPFFEYWTDGPKSYLKVLGVDTARLGDAQQIRERFMRNIPSSEPLEQPTVIYSIYLKEILIGYTNINRYDAQENYMHLHIYRKALRKALVQGPKAQTTGGGVGACTLGLIIAHYLKNFDMERLVMQTRTRNMLINRALDLYLPASRTCYFENPDGLSAPGEFHVRYAYRGQHHFYQERAQVLARQKN from the coding sequence ATGAACCTCGACATCAGCTCCGATAGATCATTGATCCATGCAAGATTACCTATGCGTGCAGGTTTATTGACTTTGCGCGATGCGAATCCGCAAGACGCCGACCCATTTTTCGAATACTGGACGGACGGCCCGAAGTCCTACCTGAAAGTACTAGGTGTGGATACAGCACGCTTGGGCGATGCACAGCAAATTCGTGAAAGATTTATGCGTAATATACCATCCAGCGAACCACTCGAACAACCAACCGTTATTTACTCTATTTATCTGAAAGAAATACTTATTGGTTACACTAATATCAATCGATACGACGCTCAGGAAAATTACATGCACCTGCACATCTACCGCAAAGCCTTGCGCAAAGCGTTAGTCCAAGGCCCGAAAGCACAAACAACCGGAGGCGGCGTAGGGGCTTGCACCTTAGGTTTGATCATAGCGCATTATCTGAAGAATTTTGACATGGAGCGCCTGGTTATGCAGACACGCACTCGCAACATGCTGATTAACCGCGCACTGGACCTATATCTACCAGCTTCCAGGACGTGTTATTTCGAAAATCCTGATGGCCTTTCCGCGCCTGGCGAGTTTCACGTCCGCTACGCCTATAGAGGCCAGCATCATTTTTACCAAGAGCGAGCACAGGTCTTGGCCAGACAAAAGAACTGA
- a CDS encoding IS5 family transposase (programmed frameshift), whose translation MREKNDPSDVSRERFEQIRPILEQARKRTKPVTVDMYEVWCAVLYLLRTGCPWRALPSDFPKWRTVHSYFAKWSEVDDEGISLLERALKKSQVGTAREKQGRKACSTFLIVDAQSVKNSDTAGQKGYDAGKKVSGIKRHIAVDTQGFPHAVAVTTAEVTDRQGALEALKRCRSGLGRVKRLLCDSGYTGDPFAEGVQDILGKHVTVQIAKRSELHTFKVMPKRWIVERSFAWLEKNRRLWKNCERRLNTSLQFIHLAFLALLLRRS comes from the exons ATGCGCGAGAAGAACGATCCAAGTGACGTGAGCCGTGAGCGGTTCGAGCAAATCCGCCCGATTCTGGAGCAAGCCCGCAAGCGCACCAAGCCTGTGACAGTGGATATGTATGAGGTGTGGTGCGCAGTGCTGTATCTGCTACGGACAGGGTGCCCGTGGCGTGCGTTGCCCAGTGACTTTCCGAAGTGGCGCACGGTGCATTCCTACTTTGCCAAGTGGAGCGAAGTGGACGATGAAGGAATAAGCCTGCTGGAGCGGGCGCTTAAAAAATC TCAGGTTGGCACGGCCCGCGAGAAACAGGGGCGCAAGGCCTGCAGCACGTTCTTGATCGTGGACGCGCAGAGCGTGAAGAACAGTGATACAGCCGGCCAGAAAGGCTATGACGCGGGCAAGAAGGTATCGGGGATCAAGCGCCACATCGCGGTGGATACGCAAGGCTTTCCACATGCCGTTGCGGTGACCACGGCGGAAGTCACCGATCGTCAAGGTGCGCTGGAGGCATTGAAACGCTGCCGATCAGGTTTAGGTCGGGTGAAACGCCTGCTGTGCGACAGCGGCTACACTGGAGATCCCTTCGCCGAGGGCGTACAGGACATTCTGGGCAAGCATGTCACCGTACAGATTGCCAAGCGCAGCGAGCTGCATACCTTCAAGGTCATGCCCAAGCGCTGGATTGTCGAACGCAGCTTTGCCTGGCTGGAGAAGAACCGGAGGCTATGGAAGAACTGCGAGCGAAGGCTCAATACCAGCTTGCAGTTCATCCACCTGGCGTTCCTGGCACTGCTGCTCAGGAGATCGTGA
- a CDS encoding endonuclease/exonuclease/phosphatase family protein, which translates to MLTANIQAGSSTRRYSDYVTRSWSHALPLGSKRTSLDSIAALVGERDIVGLQEADPGSLRSGFTNQTHYLAERAGFDYWSHQPNRRMGGVASSANGLLSKLEPLEVQDHALPGRIGGRGILLAKFGEGRDGLAVAVAHLSLGANSRMAQLAFIAELLSDHPNAMLMGDFNCMADRPEMQSLYRHTRLQPPSCEVHTFPSWRPDRAIDHILVSDSLVIEHTEAIPAAFSDHLAVGMDIRVPTQLLR; encoded by the coding sequence GTGCTGACCGCCAATATCCAGGCCGGCTCCAGCACCCGCCGTTACAGCGACTATGTGACGCGGAGCTGGTCGCACGCATTGCCGCTGGGCAGCAAGCGCACCAGCCTGGACAGCATCGCCGCACTGGTCGGCGAACGCGACATCGTCGGCTTGCAGGAGGCCGACCCCGGCAGCCTGCGCTCGGGCTTCACCAACCAGACCCACTACCTGGCCGAGCGCGCCGGCTTCGATTACTGGAGCCACCAACCCAATCGCCGCATGGGCGGGGTCGCCTCCAGCGCCAACGGTCTGCTGAGCAAGCTGGAACCGTTGGAAGTGCAGGACCACGCCCTGCCCGGCCGCATCGGCGGGCGCGGCATCCTGCTGGCCAAATTCGGCGAAGGCCGCGATGGCCTGGCCGTGGCGGTGGCGCATCTGTCGCTGGGCGCCAATTCGCGCATGGCGCAATTGGCCTTCATCGCCGAACTGTTGTCCGACCATCCCAACGCGATGTTGATGGGCGATTTCAATTGCATGGCCGATCGACCGGAGATGCAGTCGCTGTATCGCCATACCCGCCTGCAACCGCCGAGCTGCGAAGTACACACCTTTCCCAGCTGGCGTCCGGACCGGGCGATCGACCACATTCTGGTCAGCGATAGCCTGGTGATCGAACACACCGAAGCGATTCCGGCCGCGTTCTCCGATCACCTGGCGGTGGGCATGGATATCCGCGTGCCAACGCAATTGCTGCGTTAA
- a CDS encoding IS3 family transposase (programmed frameshift): MPIKDLCRRHGFSEASYYLWRSKFGGMSVPDAKRLKDLEAENTRLKKLLAEQVFQNDLIKDALQKPMVSAPARRTLVREWIAGGASERCALAAIGMSASALRYRPREDRNVELRERILALAHRHRRYGVGMISLKLRQEGRLVNYKRVERLYCEQQLQVRRRTRKKVPVGERQPLLRPTQANPVWSMDVVFDRTAEGRAIKCLVIVDDATHEAVAIDVERAISGHGVVRVLDRLAHSRGLPKMIRTDNGKEFCGKAMVAWAHANGVQLRQIQPGKPNQNAYVESFNGRLRDECLNEHWFPTLLHARTEIERWRREYNEHRPKKTIGGMTPAAYAQQLANSDIINPGL; the protein is encoded by the exons ATGCCGATCAAAGACCTGTGCCGACGGCATGGCTTCAGTGAGGCGTCCTACTACCTGTGGCGCAGCAAGTTCGGCGGCATGAGCGTGCCCGATGCCAAGCGGCTCAAGGACCTGGAGGCCGAGAACACGCGACTGAAGAAGTTGCTGGCCGAGCAGGTGTTCCAGAACGACCTGATCAAGGATGCGCTGCAAAAAC CAATGGTGAGCGCACCGGCGCGTCGTACGCTGGTGCGCGAGTGGATCGCAGGTGGCGCCAGCGAGCGCTGCGCCCTGGCAGCGATCGGCATGAGCGCCAGTGCGCTGCGCTATCGCCCGCGCGAGGACCGCAACGTTGAGTTGCGCGAGCGCATCCTTGCGTTGGCGCATCGCCATCGCCGCTATGGCGTGGGGATGATCTCTCTCAAGCTGCGGCAGGAAGGGCGTCTCGTGAACTATAAGCGGGTGGAGCGGCTGTATTGCGAGCAGCAGCTGCAGGTCCGCCGCCGCACGCGTAAAAAGGTGCCGGTAGGCGAGCGTCAGCCGTTGCTGCGGCCCACCCAGGCCAACCCGGTGTGGTCGATGGACGTCGTGTTCGACCGCACCGCCGAAGGCAGGGCAATCAAATGCCTGGTGATCGTGGACGACGCAACCCACGAAGCGGTCGCCATCGACGTGGAGCGTGCGATCTCGGGACACGGCGTTGTGCGCGTGCTGGATCGGTTGGCACACAGTCGTGGCCTGCCGAAGATGATCCGCACGGACAATGGCAAGGAGTTCTGTGGCAAGGCCATGGTCGCCTGGGCGCATGCCAATGGTGTGCAGCTACGCCAGATCCAGCCTGGCAAGCCGAACCAGAATGCCTACGTCGAATCCTTCAACGGCCGGCTACGCGACGAATGCCTCAACGAACACTGGTTCCCAACGCTGCTGCATGCGCGCACCGAAATCGAACGCTGGCGCCGCGAATACAACGAACACCGCCCCAAAAAAACAATCGGCGGAATGACGCCGGCGGCCTATGCCCAGCAGTTGGCCAATAGCGATATCATCAACCCCGGACTCTAA
- a CDS encoding IS5 family transposase (programmed frameshift) yields the protein MREKNYPSDVSRERFEQIRPILEQARKRTKPVTVDMYEVWCAVLYLLRTGCPWRALPSDFPKWRTVHSYFAKWSEVDDEGMSLLERALKKSQVGAAREKQGRKACSTFLIVDAQSVKNSDTAGQKGYDAGKKVSGIKRHIAVDTQGFPHAVAVTTAEVTDRQGALEALKRCRSGLGRVKRLLCDSGYTGDPFAEGVQDILGKHVTVQIAKRSELHTFKVMPKRWIVERSFAWLEKNRRLWKNCERRLNTSLQFIHLAFLALLLRRS from the exons ATGCGCGAGAAGAACTATCCAAGTGACGTGAGCCGTGAGCGGTTCGAGCAAATCCGCCCGATTCTGGAGCAAGCCCGCAAGCGCACCAAGCCTGTGACAGTGGATATGTATGAGGTGTGGTGCGCAGTGCTGTATCTGCTACGGACAGGTTGCCCGTGGCGTGCGTTGCCCAGTGACTTTCCGAAGTGGCGCACGGTGCATTCCTACTTTGCCAAGTGGAGCGAAGTGGACGATGAAGGAATGAGCCTGCTGGAGCGGGCGCTTAAAAAATC TCAGGTTGGCGCGGCCCGCGAGAAACAGGGGCGCAAGGCCTGCAGTACGTTCTTGATCGTGGACGCGCAGAGCGTGAAGAACAGTGATACAGCCGGCCAGAAAGGCTATGACGCGGGCAAGAAGGTATCGGGGATCAAGCGCCACATCGCGGTGGATACGCAAGGCTTTCCACATGCCGTTGCGGTGACCACGGCGGAAGTCACCGATCGTCAAGGTGCGCTGGAGGCATTGAAACGCTGCCGATCGGGTTTAGGTCGGGTGAAACGCCTGCTGTGCGACAGCGGCTACACCGGAGATCCCTTCGCCGAGGGCGTACAGGACATTCTGGGCAAGCATGTCACCGTACAGATTGCCAAGCGCAGCGAGCTGCATACCTTCAAGGTCATGCCCAAGCGCTGGATTGTCGAACGCAGCTTTGCCTGGCTGGAGAAGAACCGGAGGCTATGGAAGAACTGCGAGCGAAGGCTCAATACCAGCTTGCAGTTCATCCACCTGGCGTTCCTGGCACTGCTGCTCAGGAGATCGTGA
- a CDS encoding thiol:disulfide interchange protein DsbA/DsbL produces MKTRFALTLMALLPILVACKAQDGSSDTAPAATTSAAGTAPAPAAAAPATDPAAPPAVGESATTPPPAAPSAAPRAPNGPEPVAGTDYLDIDGGQPYQQAAGKIEVAEVFGYVCPACNAFQPLIGPWKAGLPSDVHFVYVPAMFGNYWDDYGRAFYAAETLGVQEKTHEALYKAIHVDQTLKGEHGKDSVQDIAAFYAKYGVDQKTFIDTMSSFGVSAKTNRAKQFATRSKITGTPSLIINGKYLVKGQSFPEMLRIADHLIARERATLTK; encoded by the coding sequence ATGAAGACCCGCTTCGCCCTGACGCTGATGGCGCTGTTGCCGATCCTGGTCGCCTGCAAGGCGCAGGACGGTTCGTCCGACACCGCACCTGCCGCCACCACCTCAGCTGCCGGAACGGCGCCCGCGCCTGCCGCCGCTGCCCCGGCGACCGATCCCGCCGCACCGCCTGCAGTCGGCGAAAGCGCCACCACTCCGCCGCCTGCCGCCCCCAGCGCTGCCCCGCGCGCGCCCAATGGTCCCGAGCCGGTCGCCGGCACCGATTATCTGGACATCGACGGTGGCCAGCCGTATCAGCAAGCCGCAGGCAAGATCGAAGTGGCCGAAGTCTTCGGCTACGTCTGCCCGGCCTGTAACGCGTTCCAGCCGCTGATCGGGCCGTGGAAGGCCGGCCTGCCCTCGGACGTGCATTTCGTCTACGTGCCGGCCATGTTTGGCAACTATTGGGATGACTACGGCCGCGCCTTCTATGCCGCCGAAACGCTGGGCGTGCAGGAAAAGACCCATGAAGCGCTGTACAAGGCCATCCACGTCGACCAGACCCTCAAGGGCGAGCACGGCAAGGATTCGGTGCAGGACATCGCCGCGTTCTACGCCAAGTACGGCGTGGACCAGAAGACCTTCATCGACACCATGAGCAGCTTCGGCGTCTCGGCCAAGACCAACCGCGCCAAGCAGTTCGCCACCCGCAGCAAGATCACCGGCACGCCGTCGCTGATCATCAACGGCAAGTACCTGGTCAAGGGCCAGAGCTTTCCGGAAATGCTGCGCATCGCCGATCACCTGATCGCACGCGAACGCGCCACGCTGACCAAGTGA